AGCTTTCTGCGGTTTGTATACACACGGTCAAGGGGTGGTAGTGGGGAATGTTGGGTTGAACGAATATGAAATTGTGAATAATGACACGATCACTGTGACCTTACTTCGAAGTGTAGGGGAAATGGGAGACTGGGGATATTTCCCAACACCTGAAGCACAATGTTTGGGAACGCATCACACAACCCTTTATCTCGCATGTCATAACGATACGGATCGTATTGAAACCTATCAAACCGTTAAAGCAAAACAAGTTGGATTCCAAGTGAAGCAATGTAATCATCACATGGGAACCTTTGCTCCTACACATACATACCTAAACGTAAAGAGTCAACAAATGTGGATGACTGCTTTAAAACGTAAAGAGCATGGGAAAGACCCTATCCTACGTTTATACAATATGGAATCAGAGCGATATGATCAGTTAGAGCTGTCTTTAGATAATCATACCGTAATGAAATCAGATGTCTTAGAACGCGACAAAGGTGATTTTGATGGCGTAATCAAACCTGCGGAAATAATAACCCTTCGTTTTAAAGAGGAGGCATGTGATGAAGCCAACTGATGATTTAAAACTGCCTAAAGATTTTTGGTTTGGCGCGGCTGCATCTGCTCCTCAAACAGAAGGTGCTTCAGATGTAGATGGAAAAAGCCCAAGCACCTGGGACATGTGGCACAGATTAGAACCAGAACGCTTTGATCTTGAAATGGGCCCAAATCAAACCAGTGATGTCTACCATCATTACCGTGACGATGTGAAACGTATGCAAGCGATGAAACTTAATTCATACCGTACTTCCATAGCATGGACGCGTCTTTTGCCAGATGGTAAAACGTTGAATCCGAAAGCCGTCGCATTTTATCGAGACTATTTCAAGACAATGCGAGATGGAGGCATTGAACCAGTCATCAATCTCTTTCACTTTGATATGCCTTGGTGGCTCATGGAAAAAGGCGGATGGGAATATGAAGGTGTCAGTGATGCATTTGCTTATTATGCTTCGGTATGCGTAGAAACCTTTGGAGATTTGGTGACGTATTGGACGACATTTAATGAACCGATTGTTCATGTGGAGTGCAGTTATCTGTATGGATATCATTATCCCGCAATCCATGATTTTAAAAAGGCAATCTACGCAGGATATCAAACGATTTTAGCGCACGCTAAAGCAATTGAAGCAATGCGTACTCTAAATCCAAAATTGAAACTGGGTACAATCCTTAATTTAACGCCTGTCTATGGTAAAAGTGATCAAATAGCGGATGTGAAAGCACGAGAAGCAGCGGATTTACTGAATACTAAGAGCTTTCTTGACGGCATGGTGCTTGGAACGTTTTCAGAACCCCTGCTTGATTTACTACGCGAACAAGATTTAATGCCGGATACAAACGCTGAAGATCTAAAAATTATTTCAAACGTTAGCCTTGATTTTATTGGTGTTAATTATTATCAACCGCGTCGCGTTAAAGCACCAACGACTTCAAAAACACCTGCACAAGATCCGGAAGATCTCTACATTCCGTATCTATGGCCAGACCGTAAAATGAATCCTTATCGTGGTTGGGAGATCTATCCAGAAGCCTTAAGTGATATAGCGACACTTATTAAAGACTCGTACCATAATATCCCATGGTACTTATCTGAAAATGGAATGGGTGTTGCGGATGAAATGCGATTTGTTGATGAAAACGGAACGATTCAAGACGATTATCGTATTGAGTTTATTTACGATCACCTCAAGGTCTTAGAACAGGCTATTGCTGATGGTGCGAATTGTTTTGGATACCATCTATGGACCTTTGTGGACTGTTGGTCTTGGCTTAACGGATATCGAAATCGTTATGGATTTTATCGCATTGATTTAAAAACGCAGAAACGATACGCAAAACAAAGTAGTTATTGGATGCGTGATCTGATTTCATACCATCAAAAGGGGGAGTAAATCATGAAATATTTTGTGTTTGATTGGGGTGGAACCTCTGTGAAATATGCACTTTGGGATGAAGAAACCTTAAGTGATCACGGTGCATTTAAAACACCTAAAACTTGGGAAAACATGAAACTTGAGATGTTAGAACGCGTTAAACCTTATCAGGACAAAGTCGCAGGAATTGCGATATCTTCACCAGGAAGCGTCGATATTCAACGAGGGATTATCGGTGGTCTAAGTGCAATCGATTATATTCATAATTTTGAAATTGTGGAGGAAATGGAAACATTATTTGGCTTACCGGTAAGTATTGAAAATGATGCGAACTGTGCTGCGCTTGCGGAAAGTTGGCGTGGTGTCGCTAAAGATTTAAAGAACATCTTGTTTGTTGTAATTGGAACAGGTATCGGTGGTGCAGTAATTGTTGATGGAAGCTTACAACGCGGATCACAGCGATTTGCAGGTGAATTTGGATGCATGGTTTTTGATGGTGTAAATACGTGGAGTATGGCGGGAACTGCTGTTCACATGGCTGAACGTTACTGTGTACGTAAAGGTCTTGAGAAGGATGCTGTATCGGGGGAAGAAGTATTTAACCGAGCTGATCATGATCCGATTGCTTCAGAAGAAGTTAATAATTTTTATGATTCACTTGCTCTTGGTCTCTACAATCTTCAATTCACCCTAGACCCTGATTGTATTGTTTTAGGCGGTGGAGTTTCAAAGTATTCAGAATTAATCCCAGAATTAAACCGTCGTATTAAAAATCTTTTAAAAGCAGCACAACTTGAAAATCTGAATATCAATCTTAAAGCTTGTGCATACCATAATGATGCGAACTTAATCGGAGCTGTCGCATCACACTTAAGTCAAGAAGGGGGATCAAAATCATGAAATATGCCGTGAGTGTCGATATTGGTGGTACCAATACTCGAGTCGCATTAGTTGATGAAACGGGAACAGTTGTAAAACGAAAAATGTTCACAACTGATGCGAATAATCCTGAAGCAAATCTTGAAAGCA
This genomic stretch from Erysipelothrix rhusiopathiae harbors:
- a CDS encoding glycoside hydrolase family 1 protein, whose amino-acid sequence is MKPTDDLKLPKDFWFGAAASAPQTEGASDVDGKSPSTWDMWHRLEPERFDLEMGPNQTSDVYHHYRDDVKRMQAMKLNSYRTSIAWTRLLPDGKTLNPKAVAFYRDYFKTMRDGGIEPVINLFHFDMPWWLMEKGGWEYEGVSDAFAYYASVCVETFGDLVTYWTTFNEPIVHVECSYLYGYHYPAIHDFKKAIYAGYQTILAHAKAIEAMRTLNPKLKLGTILNLTPVYGKSDQIADVKAREAADLLNTKSFLDGMVLGTFSEPLLDLLREQDLMPDTNAEDLKIISNVSLDFIGVNYYQPRRVKAPTTSKTPAQDPEDLYIPYLWPDRKMNPYRGWEIYPEALSDIATLIKDSYHNIPWYLSENGMGVADEMRFVDENGTIQDDYRIEFIYDHLKVLEQAIADGANCFGYHLWTFVDCWSWLNGYRNRYGFYRIDLKTQKRYAKQSSYWMRDLISYHQKGE
- a CDS encoding ROK family protein produces the protein MKYFVFDWGGTSVKYALWDEETLSDHGAFKTPKTWENMKLEMLERVKPYQDKVAGIAISSPGSVDIQRGIIGGLSAIDYIHNFEIVEEMETLFGLPVSIENDANCAALAESWRGVAKDLKNILFVVIGTGIGGAVIVDGSLQRGSQRFAGEFGCMVFDGVNTWSMAGTAVHMAERYCVRKGLEKDAVSGEEVFNRADHDPIASEEVNNFYDSLALGLYNLQFTLDPDCIVLGGGVSKYSELIPELNRRIKNLLKAAQLENLNINLKACAYHNDANLIGAVASHLSQEGGSKS